The Salminus brasiliensis chromosome 4, fSalBra1.hap2, whole genome shotgun sequence nucleotide sequence GTTCCCTTTTCCTTCTTTACTCTGCTGTAAGAACTCCTTCACCTTCCCCTctctcacaccctctctctccctctctcctttgtATTATTTACAGCCTGTCAGAACGCTATTGCCATGTTTAGGAACTGTGTTAAAGCAAGAGCCTGTCAAGCTCACTGCACCACCTCACCCACCCATACGCTCTCCCTTCACCTTTTAAGTTTGCACAAAGCAATCTCAGGTAGTGCTCGcccctctctcgcgctctccttctctccctctttccatctctctccctccatccccTCTTTCTCCGCGGTCCCGAGGCAGCCGTTAATACCCGAGAACAAAGCGTCTCCTGAGAGCTCCGATAAGGGTAGATTTGAGGTGCTGTTCGCATCTGGCCCCGTTTCCCCGACACGGCTACCGCTATTTATCGACTTTAATTACGCTGTTAATAAGGGAATATACAATGTCTGAGCAACAGTAATCTTCTGAAAGTGCTCACCTTCCGGGGGAggaggggagaggggggggggaaagGCACGGCTTTTAGAGGCAGCCGCCGCTTAATTAGAAGGACTTGAGGGAGGGTAgagtgtaaatgtgtttgtgcatttaatCTAGGCTGAGATGAAACCAAAGAGAGGGATTGGTTGGGCTGTGGGGCAGTTAATAGATTGCTCCAAAAGGGAAGCTGTAGATTTGGATGGGAAACGcgcacacacttgcagatttCCTAAAGCTGCATACATCAAACTGGCATGGTGGAGTTTATGttgtacacactcacacacaccctcacacatgCTGCAAAGCTAATGTACTGTTGCTGCAGTGTAGGTCTGAAGGGCTCTTTAATTCACTGGTTAATCCATGGACTTCTTCCTTTTTCCTTCTCAGGAGTCCTTCGGGTTCTACGCAATGAAAATAAAGAACTCTAAGACCCAGAGTGATGCAGATGACTAGAAATCTCCCTCTATTCTtagctcttcttttttttatgtcttcTTGGATCTTGTGTAATGCTGTGTAAAGCTGGTTGAATTCTTCATCTATTGCTTATAGTTACACTGAAGGTAATCTGAAACAATGCGTTGTACAGAAGTATTTATGGTAATAAATGTGTTAAACATGTTCAACATGTCTTTTTGGTAATTTCTGCTCTTCCTTACTGTATTTTCAACATTTGGGAGATGGTGGTGTATGCTCATCTTTACACCAGTGCAAATCGATGACTTTTTGGGTTTTGTAGGAGTTTTAATGACCcccaatttattttaatttgtttttattttatatatattcaaatcTGTCATTCGTTCCCCAGTGCACACAGTCTATATACATCAAAAACCTTTTTGGATTAGTGGCTTTTCTGATGCTTCAAAATTAAACACAATTATATAAAATTTATCATTGctgaacaaaaccttgtatctcccttttttgttgttttttttgtttgtttctttctttctctcagtttTTACATAATCTGGCGgtatgttctttacattgtcagcatgtcatgatgaatggaacaCTAAAAATGCTCcaatggaataaaatcttttacatcAACGTCCattgaaatttttttttttcttttctttttcttaagaTACCATTttgcagatacaaggtttttgtgtgaccgtGACGATATCTGCCTGTTCATTCTATGGCAGTTTAGCCTCCTCATTCAGGTTAAAGTTCTATGGAGTGTTTCAGGCTAAACTGCCTTTTGAATGCGGCACTACAACGAGCCAACCGATTAAAGTACTGACCTTAAAGGTaccaaaaacacagaaaattgggTAAACTTTTTGGTACCAcataatgacacacacacacacacacacacacctcacatgAGCCCAATGTTAATAGAATACAAGAAGATGCACCCTATAAAATATTAGGGTTAGGATGATCAGGGGCACTTTCCTCCCCATAGACACAACGGACAttgtgttcatgttcatcttGTACTTCTAGCACCTGCAAATTAAGCAATCACTGATCTTCCACTCAGTCTTGTGGAGTTGGTGATTGTTCAGTGGCATTTGAAGAGAAATGGTGGAATGACTGAGATGCAGGCCGGTTGctttagtttttgtttgttgttttttttttttttatttatttcgagtgttttcttggcacatttATCAGGGTTTTGCACCAGTGCAAAATCTACATTATCTGGTTTTCAAAATACAAATGCTTTCCTAGTGTGCCTGGCTAAACATTTCAAAAGCTTTTTAATGTACCTTTACTGGTGTGCACATTGTTAAGCTTAATAATCTTAGTATACAAAGATTAgtctgtacaaaaaaaaaaaaaggaaaagcaagTAAAAGCTGTAGATGGATATCTGCCAGAGTAATGCTCTAATCGTTTgccaaaaagaaaagcaaaagaaGATTGAACACTGTAACTGGttgcagaggtgtgtgtgtgtgtgtgtgtgtgtgtgtgtgtgtggacacgtGGTGCTTTGCTGCCATCCAGCGGCAGTCAGCTGTGCGCCCTAATGGCTCCGTGTGCGCTGCAAAGTCTGCAAGCAAAAGCTGGATGTGGCCGTGGTGGTCTTCACCAGTCCTGAGAGGACTTCTGCTTGATGAACCTGAGTGACAGGTAGTAGAGCAGCATAAACACCAGCACTACGGCGTTTAGCACTAGATAGCATGAGTACAGAGGAAACTGGTTCATGTGCATCGCCTCCACCACCTGGAGAAACATGAAGAGGGACAGGGGTAAGCGTTGAAAACAGTGGCAATGCACGTGCTGCCCGCATTATTAATTAAGTATTATTAATATGTGGGCTTCCTTGCCTTAATGCCGTCTATGCTGATGGTGAAGTTGCCCAGGCTGACTGAGTATGACAGGCCGCGGAACTGCACCTGCAACATGCCCTCAAAGCCCCAGCGCATGAAGGAGATGTGGGAGAACCAGGAGGCCACTGAGGGAGAGACAACAGCTGTGTCGTTTGGACGTTTCGACTCGGAAGCAGTGAATCGTATGATTATTACTGGCTCCTTTTAAAAAAGTTATGCTACTTTACTACATAAAAGCAGGGCTGCTGATAGTTGTCTTCGGCCTGCTTTAGATGAGCAGAATCATGGAGGTTGTGAGACTCGACTCCCCAGCAAGAGACGAATCCCCGTTTCCAGGTAAAGGGAAATGGAGAGTCGACTCCAGAGCTTCGGAACTGTTTCAACATAGTATGGCATTCATCGTTTGACCACTTTGTGCCaaaaccccccccaaaaaaaaaaacgtgtccTTCATTACATACGTATCAGTGGTCTGGGTGTATTTCACTTAGGCCATTTAGTCAAATACGTACTGGTAAACGAGGTAAAGTGTAAAATGTGAAACAGCCTGGGTAGCAATCAAACAACGCCGCCATTGCTGAGGGAGTTTACAGTGGAGAGTCAGGATGGCTAGCGCTAATGCTACAGTTGGGCTGCCCCAGTTCAGAGCAGTTTgtttagctaacattagcctccCTATGTTATCTTGCTAAGATAGAATATGTCTAAGGTGTATGTTAATAGTTATATAAAGTCATATCACTAAACTAATGGTGTTAACTAGCTACATTAATTAGTTAAGTTGTATGTATGGCTGGTGTGCCTAACAAACTGGCTAGAGGAACCCTAGAAAATGAGAGTTAGGTATGAGATTAAATCCATATTTTAACTAAATAAAAGTGCTTATATTATAAAGTtacaataaatatacattttcgTTCAAATTAATGTGTCAAAGTTAACGCTTTAACGTTGACAGCACTAGCTACACTAACTGAAGTGTTGTGTCCTCGAGGAACCgccatttctttgttttttggtaATATTAGAAAAGCCCTATTAGAAAACATCCAGCTGGAATCTGTTAATTTTGTCAAATATAACATTTGTGATCGTTGATTAATTGTATGTGCTTTAacatcatcatttataaaatttaATATTCAATATTGCTCAGTTCTTTCCTCAGCTATGAAAATATGGTCACCATCACAACTCAATGTACCCACTTTCTGTATCCTACTTTGAAGGGTGTTCACAATGTGCCTCCTAAAATCTGGACTGCAGCATAGACCTCTGAAGTCATGAGGTCATTTTGTGGTCCAGGGTCATGGCCATATAAGTAATTCATGTAGCATGTAGCAGTGTCCATATTTTGATGACTTCTTGTCATCAGACATGCATTAGGTTTGGAAAACTACTGTTGGCGATGGTGgcagtgtttaaaaacagccttttattttttgcatACAGAAAAACTACTTAATCCTAGAGGTCTTAAGATGGTCATGCACTCTGGATATTGGGCAGACCTAAGTATTTAACCCCACCCTAGTCCTGCACCTCACATGCTAACATAGGATTGAAAGATGGGTTACcaaaacaatatttatataGCATGCAGACAGTGCAATAGCAGTAAATTTGAATGGGGAAGTGAGTTTTAATCAGTAGTCTGAGAAATTTGCAATTTGATCAGCAAAGAAGGTGTAACTTAGCAGTTCACTTGGCTCACTGCCCAAACTGTCATATAAGGCATGAGAAAAGGTGCACCTTTATCTAAGCTTGTTTCTAAGAACGGGTAGGACTAAGTGATCACTGCAAGATTTTCTTATCTTGGGCTAGGCCAAGTATTTATCAGTGTTTATTTGGAGTGACAGACTCTTACCCATCCACATGTTGTCCAGGCTCATGACGAAGCCCCCGGTCAAGTAGAAGACAGTAAAGAGTGCGTTTCCCATGAAGGCGGAGGTCTGCAGTGTGGGCAGCGCTGCTGCCACGAATAGAGCCATGGAGCGACTGCAGTACACCATAAGCCACAACAGCATGAAGCTGAGCATGAAGCGGTCCGGTGAAGTGTTCAGGCCAGCCAGCCAGTAGATGGGCAGACCATACACAAGGGAAAAGACACAGTGCTCCGGTAACTCTCCCAGAACCTgtgatacacatacacagaggaACTTCAGGGCTGTTGTAGGCCATACATATAATTACAACTGAATAATGTTAAGGAAAGTATagaatatttttcatatttttatccATCAAAAATTCACCAACATCAGCTGCATGGAGCTTTGCTGCCTTCTTGTGGTCCATATCGAAACTAGTCCTGCGTTTATAGTTTGTGTAGGAAGGATTACCTTGGCAAAGAAGTATGGAGTCACTGAGTACATCCCATCCTCCAGCTCATGGTACAGCATGGCTCTCTCTGTATGACCTGTAGATGTCCCAACATGCTGGATCAGTTCAAGGAAGGTATAGCGGGTCTTTGTAATGACAAGTCATAATATGTCAATTTTGGCCCGTGCCCTTCTAGGTAACTCACACTTGGCTATGACGTCCAGCACAACAGCAAAAGGCGTCAGAGCTCCCATCATGTAGAGCAAAGCCACAGTGTCTTGCATGGACAACCGTTCCTTGCCTGCCCCAAAGTAAAGGAAGCCGACAAGCAGCGACATCAGCAGGGCCTCCAGGCCGTGCACCACCACAGTCACCAGGTCACGGTAGTCATTAAACACCTGCCGCCTGGCAATCACACATCTCTTTGTATTAGAGGTCCGTCCATCTATGCGCAAATCCTTTTGTTATGTGACTGCATGAGAAACTAGGCATAGTCACTTCTCTAGGTGTGCACTACTTTTGCTGGGCTCTCTCACCTAATTAGGGTGCAGAACTGATGTAGTGGGCCAGGTAGTCGATCTCTTTTTTGGGACACCGTAATGCTGTTTTCCTCTTTTGATACAGTAGGGATATTACTAGCAAAAACACAGTGGACACATGGTGAGCAGGTGCTTGTTTTTCTCCATCTAGGAAAAGCATGCATGCCGCTTCTGCTTAAAAACACATGGGTCAGAAACAGAGCTTTACCTTTGGAGATTCTCCAGCGCTGGAACGCTGTTCTCTTCAGACTTCCACATGAagtcatcagtgttcttcacctTCTCCTGAAACTGGGCCGCAAGGATCCTGGCCAACTCCAGACATGCAGCTTCTTTCTCCAGGCTGCGACGGTCAATGCTGATCAAGTCCACTGTAGCAGAGGAACATAGTTCAGACCCCTTGACTAAAGCACCTCAAAACTGAGACATAGGCTTTTTGGATTTGAGACGCTCACTCACCA carries:
- the abcg8 gene encoding ATP-binding cassette sub-family G member 8; the protein is MSNESLSDSESVFGLPALPPSMARDIKLFSSGEEDSSLYFTCGGGRNELEVRNLHYEIDTAAQIPWYERLSEFKMPWEVRGNKQTAIKDLNLRVHSGQMLAVIGSSGCGKTSLLDIITCRDEGGTKKSGEILINGKPSTPSLVKKSIAHVRQDDRLLPHLTVRETLAFVARLRLPTHFSQAQRDQRVDDVIAELRLRQCAHTRVGNDYVRGVSGGERRRVSIAVQLLWNPGILILDEPTSGLDSFTAHNLIITLSRLARGNRLVLLSVHQPRSDIFQLFDLVVLLSSGSAVYCGQAKDMVSYFTSLGYPCPRYCNPSDYYVDLISIDRRSLEKEAACLELARILAAQFQEKVKNTDDFMWKSEENSVPALENLQSNIPTVSKEENSITVSQKRDRLPGPLHQFCTLIRRQVFNDYRDLVTVVVHGLEALLMSLLVGFLYFGAGKERLSMQDTVALLYMMGALTPFAVVLDVIAKCHTERAMLYHELEDGMYSVTPYFFAKVLGELPEHCVFSLVYGLPIYWLAGLNTSPDRFMLSFMLLWLMVYCSRSMALFVAAALPTLQTSAFMGNALFTVFYLTGGFVMSLDNMWMVASWFSHISFMRWGFEGMLQVQFRGLSYSVSLGNFTISIDGIKVVEAMHMNQFPLYSCYLVLNAVVLVFMLLYYLSLRFIKQKSSQDW